From Rhodamnia argentea isolate NSW1041297 chromosome 10, ASM2092103v1, whole genome shotgun sequence, a single genomic window includes:
- the LOC115735168 gene encoding heat stress transcription factor A-3 isoform X1, translated as MNPEDERYPKPPPGSSDRGRAKGKAPAGAGSSSSAVSYVMGSEALPSGSFFDMEKIGFSGSSSPLMEFEAFSPLNLASSFDMFELKPEPVFETTPLGPPFSTSVAETEEVGLPVRGGDMETTVGAPQPLESLQGTPIPPFLSKTFDLVDDRSLDSIISWGSSGQSFVVWDPVEFARIILPRNFKHNNFSSFVRQLNTYGFRKIDTDRWEFANEAFQRGKRQLLKNMQRRKSPQTQQIGSYFGPSSEAAKPGLEIEVEMLRKEKSMLMQEVVELQQQHRGTAHHAAAVNERLQAAEQRQKQMVSFMAKLLQNPSFVACLREKKEQREIGSSRVRRKFLKHHQPEDVEAAPSTEGQIVKYRHDTETVDASCGFPILNPVENAKHLPEVSTGTDLCEQIISPQVEDVMSRETTAPHDVASVQGYFKTRDLLREGSSSLGADPQFKGKSVIESPGQEFSPQYFVSFPEELAERKNFPDFSSGFESMIKQDEVWGMGFDVSAGMSSSSGVVWGNLAQYDAPEVGVTGGLSDIWDLGSMQASERADIDKCLADESTCDEREGRAGQHKDDIHRKMDP; from the exons ATGAACCCAGAAGATGAGCGATACCCGAAACCTCCTCCTGGTTCTTCTGACCGAGGAAGAGCTAAAGGTAAGGCTCCTGCTGGTGCTGGGTCATCTTCTTCGGCTGTTTCGTATGTGATGGGTTCGGAGGCATTGCCTTCTGGGTCGTTCTTTGATATGGAGAAGATTGGCTTCTCTGGGTCTTCTTCACCTCTCATGGAGTTCGAGGCGTTCTCTCCTTTGAACCTCGCCTCGTCATTCGACATGTTCGAGTTAAAACCGGAACCTGTTTTCGAAACAACTCCTCTCGGGCCTCCATTTAGCACTAGTGTAGCAGAAACAGAGGAGGTGGGACTTCCGGTGAGAGGCGGCGACATGGAGACTACTGTTGGTGCTCCTCAGCCTTTGGAGAGCCTGCAGGGTACTCCAATCCCACCTTTTCTTTCGAAGACCTTCGATTTGGTCGATGACCGATCGCTGGATTCGATAATATCATGGGGGTCGAGCGGCCAGAGCTTCGTGGTTTGGGACCCCGTTGAATTTGCCAGGATTATACTCCCACGGAATTTCAAGCACAACAATTTTTCCAGCTTTGTTCGGCAGCTAAATACTTAC GGGTTCCGCAAGATTGACACTGATAGATGGGAGTTTGCTAATGAAGCTTTTCAGAGAGGGAAGAGGCAACTTCTAAAGAACATGCAGAGACGCAAGTCGCCTCAGACACAGCAGATCGGAAGCTACTTTGGACCTTCCAGTGAAGCGGCGAAACCTGGGTTGGAAATTGAAGTTGAAATGTTAAGGAAGGAGAAGAGTATGTTGATGCAGGAGGTAGTTGAACTGCAGCAGCAGCACCGTGGCACAGCTCATCATGCAGCAGCAGTGAATGAGAGACTTCAAGCTGCTGAGCAAAGACAAAAGCAGATGGTTTCATTCATGGCAAAATTGCTTCAAAACCCCTCCTTTGTAGCGTGTTTGAGGGAAAAGAAGGAGCAGAGAGAAATCGGTTCTTCAAGGGTGAGGAGGAAGTTTCTCAAGCATCATCAGCCAGAGGATGTTGAAGCAGCACCCTCCACGGAAGGGCAGATAGTCAAGTACAGACATGACACGGAGACTGTTGATGCATCTTGTGGATTTCCTATTTTGAATCCTGTCGAAAACGCTAAACATCTCCCTGAAGTTTCAACTGGCACAGATTTATGTGAACAGATCATTTCGCCTCAAGTTGAGGATGTCATGTCAAGAGAAACAACAGCGCCACATGATGTAGCATCTGTACAGGGCTATTTCAAAACTCGAGATCTGCTCAGAGAGGGGTCATCAAGCTTGGGAGCTGATCCTCAATTCAAGGGGAAGAGTGTCATTGAGAGCCCAGGGCAAGAGTTCTCTCCTCAGTACTTTGTCTCTTTCCCAGAGGAACTGGCAGAGAGGAAGAACTTTCCAGATTTCTCATCGGGATTTGAAAGCATGATTAAGCAAGACGAGGTATGGGGCATGGGTTTTGACGTGAGTGCTGGTATGTCTAGTTCTAGCGGTGTGGTATGGGGTAATCTTGCTCAATATGATGCACCTGAAGTGGGAGTTACTGGTGGGCTATCTGATATATGGGATTTAGGATCAATGCAAGCATCTGAGCGTGCAGACATTGATAAGTGCCTGGCTGATGAATCAACCTGTGATGAGCGCGAGGGTCGAGCTGGCCAGCATAAAGATGATATACATAGGAAAATGGATCCATAG
- the LOC115735168 gene encoding heat stress transcription factor A-3 isoform X2, translating into MNPEDERYPKPPPGSSDRGRAKGKAPAGAGSSSSAVSYVMGSEALPSGSFFDMEKIGFSGSSSPLMEFEAFSPLNLASSFDMFELKPEPVFETTPLGPPFSTSVAETEEVGLPVRGGDMETTVGAPQPLESLQGTPIPPFLSKTFDLVDDRSLDSIISWGSSGQSFVVWDPVEFARIILPRNFKHNNFSSFVRQLNTYGFRKIDTDRWEFANEAFQRGKRQLLKNMQRRKSPQTQQIGSYFGPSSEAAKPGLEIEVEMLRKEKSMLMQEVVELQQQHRGTAHHAAAVNERLQAAEQRQKQMVSFMAKLLQNPSFVACLREKKEQREIGSSRVRRKFLKHHQPEDVEAAPSTEGQIVKYRHDTETVDASCGFPILNPVENAKHLPEVSTGTDLCEQIISPQVEDVMSRETTAPHDVASVQGYFKTRDLLREGSSSLGADPQFKGKSVIESPGQEFSPQYFVSFPEELAERKNFPDFSSGFESMIKQDEVPDLGWRWTLPWEFGCF; encoded by the exons ATGAACCCAGAAGATGAGCGATACCCGAAACCTCCTCCTGGTTCTTCTGACCGAGGAAGAGCTAAAGGTAAGGCTCCTGCTGGTGCTGGGTCATCTTCTTCGGCTGTTTCGTATGTGATGGGTTCGGAGGCATTGCCTTCTGGGTCGTTCTTTGATATGGAGAAGATTGGCTTCTCTGGGTCTTCTTCACCTCTCATGGAGTTCGAGGCGTTCTCTCCTTTGAACCTCGCCTCGTCATTCGACATGTTCGAGTTAAAACCGGAACCTGTTTTCGAAACAACTCCTCTCGGGCCTCCATTTAGCACTAGTGTAGCAGAAACAGAGGAGGTGGGACTTCCGGTGAGAGGCGGCGACATGGAGACTACTGTTGGTGCTCCTCAGCCTTTGGAGAGCCTGCAGGGTACTCCAATCCCACCTTTTCTTTCGAAGACCTTCGATTTGGTCGATGACCGATCGCTGGATTCGATAATATCATGGGGGTCGAGCGGCCAGAGCTTCGTGGTTTGGGACCCCGTTGAATTTGCCAGGATTATACTCCCACGGAATTTCAAGCACAACAATTTTTCCAGCTTTGTTCGGCAGCTAAATACTTAC GGGTTCCGCAAGATTGACACTGATAGATGGGAGTTTGCTAATGAAGCTTTTCAGAGAGGGAAGAGGCAACTTCTAAAGAACATGCAGAGACGCAAGTCGCCTCAGACACAGCAGATCGGAAGCTACTTTGGACCTTCCAGTGAAGCGGCGAAACCTGGGTTGGAAATTGAAGTTGAAATGTTAAGGAAGGAGAAGAGTATGTTGATGCAGGAGGTAGTTGAACTGCAGCAGCAGCACCGTGGCACAGCTCATCATGCAGCAGCAGTGAATGAGAGACTTCAAGCTGCTGAGCAAAGACAAAAGCAGATGGTTTCATTCATGGCAAAATTGCTTCAAAACCCCTCCTTTGTAGCGTGTTTGAGGGAAAAGAAGGAGCAGAGAGAAATCGGTTCTTCAAGGGTGAGGAGGAAGTTTCTCAAGCATCATCAGCCAGAGGATGTTGAAGCAGCACCCTCCACGGAAGGGCAGATAGTCAAGTACAGACATGACACGGAGACTGTTGATGCATCTTGTGGATTTCCTATTTTGAATCCTGTCGAAAACGCTAAACATCTCCCTGAAGTTTCAACTGGCACAGATTTATGTGAACAGATCATTTCGCCTCAAGTTGAGGATGTCATGTCAAGAGAAACAACAGCGCCACATGATGTAGCATCTGTACAGGGCTATTTCAAAACTCGAGATCTGCTCAGAGAGGGGTCATCAAGCTTGGGAGCTGATCCTCAATTCAAGGGGAAGAGTGTCATTGAGAGCCCAGGGCAAGAGTTCTCTCCTCAGTACTTTGTCTCTTTCCCAGAGGAACTGGCAGAGAGGAAGAACTTTCCAGATTTCTCATCGGGATTTGAAAGCATGATTAAGCAAGACGAG GTACCTGACCTTGGATGGAGATGGACGCTTCCATGGGAGTTTGGTTGCTTCTGA